GCGAGGTGCCGCTGGACGGGCTGGCCGCCGAGGCCGCCGAGCTGGGCGTGAAGCCCGGGTCGGTCCACGCCTACGCCGCGACGCCCGAGTTCACCGTGGCCGATGGCATGGTGCGCCTGGCCGAGGACCTCGACGAGGTCGACATCGATGCCACGCCCGAAGAGTCGAAGGCGCTGTACCTGCGCGACGGCGCGTGGAGGCTGCTGGTCACCGTCACACGCGATCATCTCCGCGGTTCGGGGACCGGGGTGCCCGGCGGCGTGGTGGCCGTGCACGGGCTGCGGTACGGGCAGGCCGCGGAGTTGCCGAGCCGGCTTGGCCCGCAGCGTCTCTCGTGGTCGGGAGTCTCGACCTCGACGGGCACCGTCTCGCGCTTCATGGAGGACCTCGGGTGCGCCGAGGGGGATCGGGTGTGGCTGGTCTTCGGCGAAGAGTTCGACGTCGTGCCGGCGACGCCTCGCCGGGACGGGCTCACGGGCGTCGCCGAGCTCCTCAACGCCACGGGACTGGACGACGTGTGCGACGCCGCGGACGTCGACGAGGCGCTCGCCGCCGTCAACGAGGCCGTGGGGCTGCCGGCTGATGCAGCACGCCGAAAGACCGTCTCCCGCTTCCGGCACCGGCGCGACGACGACCTCGCCGAGCTGGTCAGGGAGCTGTGAACCGGCCGCCGTCCGGTTCCTGCTTCCTCAGCGAACCCGGTCGCTCCAGCTTTTCCGGCCACTCCGGCTCTTCCGGCTGCTCCAGCTTTTCCGTCGGTTCCAGCTTTTTCAGCGCCGCCCCGTACCGCGCGCGCAGCTTTTCCGCGCGGGCGCGTTCCGCCGCAGTGGCGGTCGGCAGATTGCCCAGGCCACCGTGGTTGTCGCGGACGTCGGCGAGCTTGATCGCCCGGGATTCCTCGCCGGCGGCCGCCCGCTCGACGAAGTCCGGGTAGCTTTCGCCGGGCCGGCGGGTCACCGCTTCGACATGCTTGACGACGCCCGCGTCCAGCCGGCCGCGCTCTTCCTCCCAGAGCTCCGGATGATCCTCGGCGACGTCGTGAAGCAAAGCGGCCGCGACCATGTCGGGGGAGCCTCCGACGGCGTCGACCATTTCGGCGACGCGCTCGACATGGCGCAGGTACGGTTCGTCGGAGCCGCCGGGGCCCGGGCGAACGTCATCGCGGTGCGCGCGGGCGGCGAGTGCGTGGGCGGCGCGGATCATGGCGTCGGGGTGCGCGGAGAAGTCCGTCATGGGGCCAGATTAGGTGCGATCGCGCGGCGGGTGCGCGGGCCCATGGTGGTCGAGTTCGGCTGCGCCCACCAGTGGATTTCATGGTATGGGATTTACGTCTCATATAGTGGACGCATGACGATGCTCAACCACAACCCTCCGCACGACCCGTCGGGTGCACCGGCCACGGAGCAGAACGGGCACGCCGAGAACCGGGCCGAGGAGCGTTCCGCCGCCATCGCGGTCGTCGCGTTCCCGGCGTTCATCCTCATCGGCGCCGTCATCGCCTTCTTCGTGCCGGAACCGTTCGTGCCCATCGGCGGGTACATCACGTACGCGTTGATGGTGATCATGTTCTGCATGGGCCTGACGCTGACCATCCCCGACCTGAAGGTCGTCGCCCGCCGCCCCTGGCCCATCGCCATCGGCGTGGTCGGCCAGTTCGTGATCATGCCGCTGGCCGCCGTCGCCGTGTCGAAGATGCTCGGACTGAACCCGATGCTCGCCATCGGCCTGCTCATGCTCGGCTCCGTCCCGGGCGGCACCGCCTCCAACGTCATCGCGTACCTGGCCAAGGGGGACGTGGCGCTGTCGGTGGCCATGACGTCGGTGTCTACGCTGCTGTCGCCGATCGTCACGCCGATCATCATGCTGCTGCTCGCGGGGGAGGAGACCCCCGTCGACGGCGCCGGCATCGCGTGGACGCTGGCCCAGACCGTGCTCATCCCGGTCCTCGGCGGCCTGGTCATCCGCGTGCTGTTCGACGAGGTCGTCGACAAGCTGCTGCCGATCCTGCCGTGGCTGTCCATCCTCGGCATCGGCGCCGTGGTGTTCCCGGCCGTGGCGAAGTCCGCCGACACCCTGCGGACCGTGGGCCTGCTGGTCATCGGCGCGGTGATCCTGCACAACCTGTTCGGCTACGTGCTCGGCTACGCCACCGCGCGGGTGCTCAAGCTCCCGCCGGCGGCCTGCCGCACCACCGCCATCGAGGTCTCCACCCAGTCGGCCGGTCTGGCGTCGGGCATGTCGGGCAAGTTCTTCGCGCCCGAAGCCGCGATCCCCGGCGCCATCGCCGCGGTGTGGCACAACGTCGCCGGCGCCATCTTCGCCGCCGGCGCGCGCAAGCTGGCCGAGCGCAAGGCGGCTGAGCGGCCCGCGGCGGAGAGCGGGACGGCCGAGCGGAGCGCCGCGGAAACGTCGTCGGAGTAGGCGGAACCGGCGCCGGAACAGTTCGAGGTGCAGTAGTCCAACGCGCGGTGGCCCGAGTGGTGCGAGTCCGCGTTCCGGCGACGCGCTCGGGTAACGCTCCCCGGGAATTCCCCGGGTCCCGGTGCCGTTGCACGGGTCATGCGCATCGATATTTGGTCCGACGTCGTCTGCCCGTTCTGCTGGATCGGCAAGCGGCACCTGGAACGAGCCCTAGAAGAGTTCCGCGCCGAGCATCCCGACGCCGAGGTGGAGATCCTCTGGCGGGCGTTCCAGCTCGATCCCAACGCGGCCGCCGAGTCCTCCGAGACGGTTCCCGAGATGATCGCCCGGAAGTACTCCATCCCGTTCGAGGCCGCCGTGGAATCCCAGGAGCAGATCGCGGCGCAGTTCGAGGCGGTCGGCCTCGAGTTCAACTGGCGCGACGCCAAGGCCGGCAACACCTTCGACGCCCACCGGCTGGCCGCGATGGCATCCGACCGCGACCTCGACGACGAAGCCGACGAAGCCCTGAAGAAGGCGTACTTCACCGACGGTCGCCTCGTGTCCGACCATGCCGTGCTCCGCGAGGTCGGCGAGTCGATCGGGCTGCCCGGCGACGAGGTAGCCGCCATGCTCGCGTCCGACGAATACTCGCTCGACGTGCGCCATGACATGACCATCGCCCAGGGCCTGGGCATTTCCGGCGTGCCCTTCTTCGTCTTCGACGGCAAGTTCGCGGTCAACGGCGCCCAGCCGGTCGCGGTGTTCCGTCAGGCACTGGACACCGCGTGGGTGGAGTCGCAGAAGGAGGACGCCGAGGATGGGGGCGATGCCCGATCGCGGGAGGCGGGGGTGGAGAACGACGCAGCCGGTGACGCCACGGCCCCCGGCGCCGCCGGAAACCCCGACTGCTCGGATGGCTCCTGCTCCGTGCAGCAGCAGATTTAGTGCCCTTGACCTGGAAAATTTTATATCCGCCGAAATCTTTTTCCCGAATTCGGCCTAGTCGCGCCCGCTCACTTATATAGTCCCCGCAAAAGAAACATGTCGCCGTCTCCGGAACCGGTCAGTTTCGGAGGACGACGCCGAGTCAACCGGAAGTGAGCGGACGAATGGGACATGTGAAGAAGGCCAGATTCATCGGGATCCTCGCGGGAGGCTTGATCGTTGCGGCGGGCACCGGCGTCGCCATGGCGCAGGGAGGCATCTCCGCCAACCTCGCCCTGTCCGGCACCGTGATGAAGATGACCGTCGACGACCTCGTCGGCGACCAGTCGAGCCTGTTCGTCGGGCCCGAGAAGGTCGGGGAGGGCCAGGCCGGGGTGTCCAAGCTCCGTTTCGGCGACGCCTCGGGCACCAACGTCTGCATGTCGGCGCCGCTGGGCGAGATCCCCGGCGTCGGCAACGCCACGTTCAAGCTCGTCGTCCCCGGCAAGAACTTCGCGGCGGACAACCTCCTGATCGGCGCCACGGACATCAATGGTGCCCTGACCCTGTACAAGCCGCAGATCGGCATCGACGCCCACCAGGTCGACGGCCGGGCCAATCCCGGCAGCTGGGGTCTGGCGGCCACGCAGATGGTGGTCCAGGACCAGAAGCTCCTGGCCACGTCGGTGGCGGCGGACTCGCTGACCATCGCCGGGGCGAAGATCACAATCGAAACCGGGGAGAACGGTGGCTGCTGACGCGAATCCCGGACCCTTCAACGACCCCTCGTACGGCCCCGCCGGCAATCGCCGCGCCGACGCCGACGCCACGGATCAGTTTCCCGCTGCGGCCGCGGGGCAGTCTCACGCAGCTGCCGCGGATCAGTATCCCGCTCCGGCCGCCCAATCGAGTGCCGAACCTGCCACCGCAGCGGCGCCGGCAACAAACGCAGATGCCGACGTCGACACTTCCGCCCAAGCCACGTCCGACGGTCCGCGCGGCCGCTCCTTCACCAAGTGGCGGAAGGAGCGCCCCTTCGGCGCCGGCCTGTGCATGATCCTCGGCGGCGCCGTGATCCTCACGCCCACCTATCTGACCATCGAGATCCAGGGCATCCTGATCAACATCGCTACGATCTCGGGCGTCTCGACGCTGCTCATCGGCGTGCTGCTCATCGTCTGCGGCGTGTTGACGTGGCGCGGCGGCGACGTGCGCATCCTCACCGGCGTCACCGCCCTGATCCTGGCGATCGTCGCCCTGCCGACCTCGAACTTCGGCGGCTTCATCCTGGGCACGGGCCTCGCCCTCGTCGGCGGCGCGCTTGCGCTGTCGTGGAGCCCGGAGGAGAAGCCGGAGGCCGAGGAAAGCAAGTCCGGCAAGCGCAGGGCCAAAGGCAAAGGTCGGGCCAAGGACAAGCCCAAGAGCAAGGCCGAAGCCAAGGAAGCCAAAAAGGCCATGAAGGCCGACAAGGCCGAGAAGAAGTCCCGCCGCTCCAACGGCCGCCGGGGTGCACAGGGGGCGGCGTCGATCGCCGCCGCCGTGGCACTGGTGGGAGCCATTGCGGGCACCCCCGCCGTGACGCCGCCCGCGGCGTGGGCCGCCCCCGCACCCTGGCGGATCCCGGGGATCCCCGACCAGCTGATGCCGCCCGCCGCACCCGAGGGGCCGCTCCCGGCTCCGGCGCTGCCCGGCGGGGAAGGCCTGCCGTCGCCAAGCGACATCCTGCCGGACCTGCCCGGGTCTTCCGGTTCGGAGGAGGGCGTCGCGGGGATCACCCTGAACGACCCGCCCGCCCCGCGCGAGGGAGAGCTGGCGGTGTCGGACACGATGGAAACCATCACCGCCGATTCCGTGCGGATGCTGGGCAACGTGCGGCTGTCCGAAACCGCCGTCACCGTCCCGTCGGGCGAGGTCGTGCAGGCGCTCCGATTCGACGCCGACCGCGTCGTGCTGGACAACCTGGGGCTGGCGGTGGACGGGTCGAACATCGGCATGACCACCGGCCCGGGCGAGATTTCGACGCTGACCGGCAACTTCCACATCATCGTCCGGTCGCTCACGGTCACGCCGGCGGCCGAATCCGCCGAGCTGATCCCGATCACCATCGACGCCCGGTGGATCGACGACAACGCGCTGAAGGCGCTGGGCGCGAAGTCCCTCGGGCTGCCCGACAAGCTCAGCGACGAGCTGATCATGCGCAACGTCAGCCTGGAGACTTTCATCGTCCGGTCGGACGAACTCGATCTGCCGCCGTCGGCGAGGATCGCCTGATCCACCCGCGCGGCCGGCCCGTGACGGCCCCGTGACCGCGACGGCCCCGTGACCGCGACGGTCCCGGGGCCGACACTGCCCCCCGGGGACCGCCGATCAGGCGATGGTCACCAGCATGGCCGAACCGGCGTCGGCCGCGCCGCCGTAGAACCCCGCGAGCTCGGAGAACCGGCGGCGCAGGTCGGCGGCGTCGTCGTCGGAAAGCGTTGCGGCGACGCCGTTGTCGCTCATCCGCGCGTCGAAGTCGACGGTGCGCAGCGCCTCTGCGATCTCGCCGACGCGGCCCGGTTCGAGCACCGACGTCAGGGGTTCGCGGCACACTCGCTCGCCGCCGAGGATCGACTCGCCCAGCGGATCGCCGACCGTCTGCCCGTCCAGCGGATTGCCGGTCAGCGCCAGCAGCACGTCCTCCCACGCGGTGTCGAGGTCGAACGCGGCGTCCTCGCCGACGGCCTCGAAATACCCGAAGATCACCTCGCCCGTCGCCCGGTCATCGCCGGCTTCGGCGAGTTTGCGCAGCTCGGCGATCTCGTCGTCGCCCAGGCGCACGTATTCGGCGCACATTCCCATCGGCATCGCGTCATCCTCTCCGTTCGGACGGTTGGGCAGACGAGTCTAGGGGACCGGGCTTTGCGACGGCCGCCGACGCGACGGGCAGCCGGGTCGGAGAATTCACCGTCCCCGAGTCGCCCGGCCCGCGGGTGGCCCCGGCGAAGCGGCGGGATGGCGTTTCGACGGGGAAACCATATGGTGAATGCATGATCCGCTTCGCATTCCCCCATCGGCGCAATCGCCCGGCCCTCGCGGCCGCGGCGGTTTTCTCCGCGATCGCGGTGACCGGGTGCGGCGTCACGATCGACGCCAGTCGCTCGGGAGCGGAGCAGCCGTCCGCCGCGGACGAGGGGCCGGTGACCGTCACGTCGATCGTCGAGCGCCCCGCCGACGGCGCGGGAAACCGGCCGGAGCCCACGCGGCACCCGCAGGCCACGCGCGCGAATGAGAACGCGGGGGACACCGGGATGCGGGGTTCCGACAACCCGATGGGGTACGCCACCAGCGCGCCGACGTCATCGGGAACCGTGCGGGCCTCGTCCCCGTCGTGCGACTCGCGGGGGATCCTGATCCTGGAATCCGTGCTCGTCCACCCCGGGGATGATGCGCGCAGCTCCATCGGTGCGGCGCTCGACCGCAACCCGGGCAGCGAGTTCACCGTCCCGGGCGCGTGCCCGTCGCTGCGGTCGCGGGTCGACGGCGCCGACGTCTACGCCGTGTACGTCGACTACGGGAACGACACGGGTGCACTGTGCAGTGCGGCGGCGAGGACCGGCGGCAACGCGAGGGTGTTGAGCGACCGCGCCGAATACGTCAGCCCCTGCTGAAGTCCCCGTTGATCGGCGGGCGTCGCTAAGCCGGAGGGGCCAGAGGTCGGCGGAGCGTCGCCGGCTCGTTACCCCGCCCTGAACCCGCCGCCGGCGCGTTAACCCCCCCAGATCCCGCCGCGGGCGCGTTAACCCGCCCTGAACCCGCCGCCGGTTGGTTAACCCACCCCGAATGCGTACACCCACCCCCTGTAACGGGTGGGTCAGCGCATTCGGGGTGGGTCTGCGACCGGGGTTGCGGTGGCCGGGTGGCTCGACTCCCGTGGGCGTCGAAAAGCCGAAGGGGGGCCTAGAGGTCGGCGGCCCATCGCTCGGCGAACATCTCCAGAACGCGGGCGCGGCCGATGCCGATGTCGGTGCGGCGCCGCTTCGCGACGTCGACGACGGTGATCCGCCTGGCGAGTTCATCTATCTCATCGCGGTGCGCGGACCAGAAGCGGTGGAGGAATGCCAGAGACGCATCGTTGGGGGTGGCGAACGCGGCATTCGGGACGTCCCCGCCCGCGAGGTCGCCCATTGCCCGGGCGAAGCTCGCGCCGAACCCGGGCAGGCAGCCGAACGC
This genomic stretch from Corynebacterium hansenii harbors:
- a CDS encoding HD domain-containing protein, whose protein sequence is MTDFSAHPDAMIRAAHALAARAHRDDVRPGPGGSDEPYLRHVERVAEMVDAVGGSPDMVAAALLHDVAEDHPELWEEERGRLDAGVVKHVEAVTRRPGESYPDFVERAAAGEESRAIKLADVRDNHGGLGNLPTATAAERARAEKLRARYGAALKKLEPTEKLEQPEEPEWPEKLERPGSLRKQEPDGGRFTAP
- a CDS encoding DUF1877 family protein — encoded protein: MPMGMCAEYVRLGDDEIAELRKLAEAGDDRATGEVIFGYFEAVGEDAAFDLDTAWEDVLLALTGNPLDGQTVGDPLGESILGGERVCREPLTSVLEPGRVGEIAEALRTVDFDARMSDNGVAATLSDDDAADLRRRFSELAGFYGGAADAGSAMLVTIA
- a CDS encoding DUF6114 domain-containing protein — translated: MAADANPGPFNDPSYGPAGNRRADADATDQFPAAAAGQSHAAAADQYPAPAAQSSAEPATAAAPATNADADVDTSAQATSDGPRGRSFTKWRKERPFGAGLCMILGGAVILTPTYLTIEIQGILINIATISGVSTLLIGVLLIVCGVLTWRGGDVRILTGVTALILAIVALPTSNFGGFILGTGLALVGGALALSWSPEEKPEAEESKSGKRRAKGKGRAKDKPKSKAEAKEAKKAMKADKAEKKSRRSNGRRGAQGAASIAAAVALVGAIAGTPAVTPPAAWAAPAPWRIPGIPDQLMPPAAPEGPLPAPALPGGEGLPSPSDILPDLPGSSGSEEGVAGITLNDPPAPREGELAVSDTMETITADSVRMLGNVRLSETAVTVPSGEVVQALRFDADRVVLDNLGLAVDGSNIGMTTGPGEISTLTGNFHIIVRSLTVTPAAESAELIPITIDARWIDDNALKALGAKSLGLPDKLSDELIMRNVSLETFIVRSDELDLPPSARIA
- a CDS encoding DsbA family oxidoreductase; amino-acid sequence: MRIDIWSDVVCPFCWIGKRHLERALEEFRAEHPDAEVEILWRAFQLDPNAAAESSETVPEMIARKYSIPFEAAVESQEQIAAQFEAVGLEFNWRDAKAGNTFDAHRLAAMASDRDLDDEADEALKKAYFTDGRLVSDHAVLREVGESIGLPGDEVAAMLASDEYSLDVRHDMTIAQGLGISGVPFFVFDGKFAVNGAQPVAVFRQALDTAWVESQKEDAEDGGDARSREAGVENDAAGDATAPGAAGNPDCSDGSCSVQQQI
- a CDS encoding DUF6230 family protein, giving the protein MGHVKKARFIGILAGGLIVAAGTGVAMAQGGISANLALSGTVMKMTVDDLVGDQSSLFVGPEKVGEGQAGVSKLRFGDASGTNVCMSAPLGEIPGVGNATFKLVVPGKNFAADNLLIGATDINGALTLYKPQIGIDAHQVDGRANPGSWGLAATQMVVQDQKLLATSVAADSLTIAGAKITIETGENGGC
- a CDS encoding bile acid:sodium symporter family protein; amino-acid sequence: MTMLNHNPPHDPSGAPATEQNGHAENRAEERSAAIAVVAFPAFILIGAVIAFFVPEPFVPIGGYITYALMVIMFCMGLTLTIPDLKVVARRPWPIAIGVVGQFVIMPLAAVAVSKMLGLNPMLAIGLLMLGSVPGGTASNVIAYLAKGDVALSVAMTSVSTLLSPIVTPIIMLLLAGEETPVDGAGIAWTLAQTVLIPVLGGLVIRVLFDEVVDKLLPILPWLSILGIGAVVFPAVAKSADTLRTVGLLVIGAVILHNLFGYVLGYATARVLKLPPAACRTTAIEVSTQSAGLASGMSGKFFAPEAAIPGAIAAVWHNVAGAIFAAGARKLAERKAAERPAAESGTAERSAAETSSE